The Glycine soja cultivar W05 chromosome 3, ASM419377v2, whole genome shotgun sequence genome window below encodes:
- the LOC114406658 gene encoding protein STRICTOSIDINE SYNTHASE-LIKE 2-like, with the protein MRRQQLHFAAVVAAIVVTAWVAHMRGGVGQSEAKGWQFEAVPIDGAVGPESFSFDPRGEGPYTGVSDGRIIKWHQTQNRWLNFSAIASSSHWDEECGGPCDEHSKKEHVCGRPLGLCFSTLSNDLYIADSYKGLVVVGPHGGTTRRLVSTIEGEPLAFTNGLDVDQRTGAVYFTSSSSKYPRRNYMSLILSRDKTGMLMKYEPQSEQVSVLLKNLSYANGVALSKDGEYILIIETTTCRVLRYWLETPKTGTLEVFADLPGFPDNIKRSPRGGFWVGIYSRREKIIQWILSYPWIGKVLLRLPLDIPKAYSYLAKLKRSNGMAIRLSEQGDILEIVNEKNGSIGRSISEVEERDGILWVGSIDAPFVGKYNIHVVEGQVKRI; encoded by the exons ATGAGGCGCCAGCAGCTACACTTCGCGGCAGTTGTCGCGGCGATTGTCGTCACCGCTTGGGTTGCGCACATGCGCGGCGGGGTTGGCCAATCGGAGGCCAAGGGTTGGCAGTTCGAGGCCGTTCCGATTGACGGCGCCGTCGGACCGGAGAGCTTCTCCTTCGATCCTCGCGGCGAAGGCCCTTACACCGGCGTTTCTGACGGTAGAATCATCAAATGGCACCAAACGCAGAATCGTTGGCTCAACTTTTCCGCTATTGCTTCTTCTTCACACTG GGATGAAGAGTGTGGAGGACCATGTGATGAGCATTCCAAGAAAGAGCACGTGTGTGGGCGTCCACTAGGCTTGTGCTTTAGTACACTATCGAATGATCTTTACATTGCTGATTCTTACAAGGGCTTAGTTGTTGTTGGTCCCCATGGTGGCACTACTAGAAGACTCGTATCAACAATAGAAGGTGAACCCTTGGCTTTTACTAACGGTTTGGATGTTGACCAACGAACTGGAGCAGTGTACTTCACCAGTAGTAGTTCAAAATATCCGAGGAG GAATTACATGTCGTTGATCCTAAGCAGAGATAAGACGGGGATGCTAATGAAATATGAGCCACAAAGTGAACAAGTTAGCGTTCTCCTAAAGAATCTCTCCTATGCAAATGGAGTAGCATTAAGCAAAGATGGTGAATATATCCTAATAATTGAGACCACAACTTGTAGAGTATTAAGGTATTGGCTAGAAACACCAAAAACTGGAACCTTGGAAGTCTTTGCTGATCTACCAGGTTTCCCAGACAACATCAAACGGAGTCCAAGAGGAGGATTTTGGGTGGGAATTTActcaagaagagaaaaaattatccaaTGGATTCTATCATATCCTTGGATTGGAAAAGTTTTGCTTAGGCTTCCTTTGGACATCCCAAAAGCTTATTCATATTTGGCTAAGCTAAAAAGGAGTAATGGAATGGCAATTAGACTAAGTGAGCAGGGTGATATATTAGAAATTGTTAACGAAAAAAATGGGAGCATAGGGAGGTCTATTAGTGAAGTGGAGGAAAGAGATGGGATATTATGGGTGGGATCCATAGATGCACCTTTTGTTGGTAAGTATAATATTCATGTTGTAGAAGGGCAAGTCAAACggatttga